The genomic stretch CCAGACGGCGGCAACGAACGCAGTACCGAACAGCAGCACGACAGCAAATCCAGTCATAACCCGGCTCCCCAAAACGCGCCAACAGGCAGGAATCCAAGCGATTCCAACGTGTTGCATTCAGCAGGCGTTCCTTGTCCGCCTTCTGGGCCGCTTATGTTCCGCTAACGTTCCCCTGTCAAGCGATGTTCTTGGCTTGTTCCGGGGTTGCAATCTCCGTCGTGCCGGGCTAAGCGCGCCGCCTCAAACCCCGCATGGGAAGCATCATAACCCGGTGCCGGAACTCGTTTCCGGTGTCCGCTTCCCAGAGGCTCAACCGGAAGGAATCATCCTATGGCGGCACCTGTCGTCACCATGCAGCATCTGCTCGAATCGGGCGCGCACTTCGGCCACCAGACCCACCGCTGGAACCCGAAGATGAAGCCTTACCTCTTCGGCGATCGCAATGGCGTTCACATCATCGACCTCTCGCAGACCGTGCCGCTGTTCGCGCGTGCGCTCGAATTCGTCAGCTCGACCGTCGCTTCGGGCGGCAAGGTCCTGTTCGTCGGCACCAAGCGCCAGGCGCAGGAGCCGATCGCAGAGGCAGCGCGTCGCGCGGGCCAGCATTTCGTCAACCATCGCTGGCTGGGCGGCATGCTCACCAACTGGACGACGATCAGCAAGTCGATCAAGCGCCTCAAGACGCTCGAAGAGCAGCTGTCGGGCGACACGCACGGCCTGACCAAGAAGGAAGTGCTCCAGCTCACCCGCGAGAAGGACAAGCTCGAGCTTTCGCTCGGCGGCATTCGCGACATGGGCGGCGTTCCCGACATCATGTTCGTGATCGACGCGAACAAGGAAGAGCTGGCGATCAAGGAAGCCAACACGCTGGGCATCCCCGTCGTCGCGATCCTCGATTCGAACGTCTCGCCTGACGGCATCGCATTCCCGGTTCCGGCGAATGACGACGCCAGCCGCGCGATCCGCCTGTACTGCGAAGCCATCGCCATTGCGGCGACTCGGGGCGGTCAGGAGCGTCAGGCGAATTTCGGTCATGACATCGGCGCGCTGGAAGAGGCTCCGATCGAGCCCGTCCTGAGCGAGCCGGAGGCGCCCGCGGCGTCGACCGAGCCGGAGACTGCCGTGGAGGGTGAGCGTCAGATCGACGCCTGATCCCGTCACGAACACGTAATCGGGGCGGGGCAGGGCACACGCACTGCTCCGCCCGACTTTTAAGCTGAGGAATTGGAAATGGCCGAGATCACTGCAGCAGCCGTGAAGGAACTCCGCGAGAAGAGCGGCGCCGGCATGATGGATTGCAAGAAGGCGCTGAACGAGACCGCCGGAGACATGGATGCCGCCGTCGACTGGCTGCGCACCAAGGGCCTCGCCGCCGCCGCCAAGAAGTCGAGCCGCACCGCGGCCGAGGGTCTGGTCGGGCTGGCCGTTGCCGGCACCAAGGGCGTTGCGATCGAAGTCAATTCGCAGACCGATTTCGTCGCGAAGAACGATATTTTCCAGAGCTTCGTCCGCGACGTGACGGCGATCGCGCTCGAAAAGGGCGACGATATCGATGCGATCAAGGCCGCGCCGATGGCGTCGGGCGGTTCGGTCGAGGACGTGCTGACCGCGAACATCGCGACGATCGGCGAGAACCAGGTGCTGCGTCGCGCGAAGAAGGTCGAAGTCGGCCAGGGCGCGATCATCCCCTATGTCCACAATGCGGCGGCCCCCGGGCTTGGCAAGATCGGCGTGCTCGTCGCGCTCGAGAGCGATGCCGGCGTCGACGTGCTCGAACCGCTGGGCAAGCAGATCGCGATGCATATCGCGGCGGCGTTCCCGCTGGCGCTCGACGAGAGCGGCCTCGACCAGGACGTGATCGAGCGCGAGCGCGCGATCGCCGCCGAAAAGGCGTCGGAGAGCGGCAAGCCCGCCGACATCGTCGCCAAGATGGTCGAA from Sphingomonas hengshuiensis encodes the following:
- the rpsB gene encoding 30S ribosomal protein S2, with translation MAAPVVTMQHLLESGAHFGHQTHRWNPKMKPYLFGDRNGVHIIDLSQTVPLFARALEFVSSTVASGGKVLFVGTKRQAQEPIAEAARRAGQHFVNHRWLGGMLTNWTTISKSIKRLKTLEEQLSGDTHGLTKKEVLQLTREKDKLELSLGGIRDMGGVPDIMFVIDANKEELAIKEANTLGIPVVAILDSNVSPDGIAFPVPANDDASRAIRLYCEAIAIAATRGGQERQANFGHDIGALEEAPIEPVLSEPEAPAASTEPETAVEGERQIDA
- the tsf gene encoding translation elongation factor Ts, which codes for MAEITAAAVKELREKSGAGMMDCKKALNETAGDMDAAVDWLRTKGLAAAAKKSSRTAAEGLVGLAVAGTKGVAIEVNSQTDFVAKNDIFQSFVRDVTAIALEKGDDIDAIKAAPMASGGSVEDVLTANIATIGENQVLRRAKKVEVGQGAIIPYVHNAAAPGLGKIGVLVALESDAGVDVLEPLGKQIAMHIAAAFPLALDESGLDQDVIERERAIAAEKASESGKPADIVAKMVEGAVKKFAKENALLSQLFVMDGKTPVADVVAKAAKDAGASIVLKDYVRFQLGEGIEKEESDFAAEVAATAGLTK